The genomic DNA CGCTCTGCGGCTAAAAGGGGTGCCCTACGAGCTGGTCCTGGAAGATCTCCAGAGCAAGAGTGAGCTGCTGCTGAAGCACAACCCCATCCACCAGAAGGTGCCCGTGCTCGTTCACGGCGGCTGAGCCATCTGTgagtccctcctcatcatggagtacGTCGATGAGGCCTTCGAGGGGCCGCCCCTCCTGCCCACGGATCCCTACGACCGCGCCACCGCCCGTTTCTGGGCGCACTTCCTGGAACAGAAGGTGATCATCTCCTATATCCTCCTACTGCCCATACAAGCTAGCTAGCTGcaatctttttgtttttttttcgaaaaagaggATAATCCCCGGCTTTTGCATTGAGCGATGCACACACCCATCTTTATTAATTATAGCCACCGTCTTTTCATGAGcatcttttctaaaaaaaatctttTCATGAGCATGCACTTACCCAACATACACTTGATGCCCATGCAAGCAGTGCGTGAGGCCGTTCTGGCTGGCCATGTGGCTGGACGCCGGCGAGGAGCAGAAGGGATTCATGAAGGAGATGAAGGAGAACCTGGCGCTGCTGGAAGGCCAGCTTCAGGGGAAGAGGTTCTTCGGCAGCGACTCCATTGGCTACCTCGACGTCGCCGCCTGCGGGCCGGCCCACTGGATTTACGCGTTGGAGAAGGTAACTGCGGTGAGCTTGATGGGCGAGAACGAGTTCCCTGCTCTGTGCCGCTGGGGAAAGGAGTATACCGAGAATGAAACCGTCAAGGAGTGTCTGCCGGCGAGGGAGCAGCTCGTCGCCTTCTTCACAGCGAGGAAGGAGGAAGGACATATACAAGATGATAGCCAACACGATGCTCCATCAATAGTAGCAAGTCGATCGATTGGTGCAAATGCAGTGTGCCAGTATAATTATGCATGTTGTGTGCTAGAATAAATTTTTGGAATTGCGATTCCACAAACCGGGATgtattcttgtgtgtgtgtgtgtgtgcgcgcgcgcgcgcgtgtgtgacaTCAAAAAATTCTGAGTGCTTAATATTGGTGCTATATACTGTACTCGGCTAAGATTTGACCATACCATGTGCAAAATATACATTTGGAGTAAGTTGTGTTGAATAGTAATATTCAAGGAGCAATCGTATGCTCAAAATTACATAAATTTGGTAGTTTCCCAATTACTTATATTTTGGACAAAAAGAACTACATTCAACAGGAATATAGATCCTCGTGGTCAACTTTATGTACTGTGTGGCACGCAGCTGCCTCCTTCCCTAACAAAAGTTTAGGATTCCTCTGCCTTCCGTCGACGCCATCGCCGGTCCGCCttgtctccggtggccttagggctaGGGCAGCATGGTGGATCCCGACCCTGCTGGCGGGAGGATCTGTTTTTAGATGTTActtcaagttttgttagggtttgtgttctgCTCAGGAAGATAAGACGGCGGCGGctttctgaagatggaataaggatctccccgcctagcccctgtCCTGGTGGTGTGTCTCACATCGTCGGTGCGCGTGTGGAGGTATGTATATGGCGGATCTGTCTTGGTGAATTTGCTCGGATCTGGCCGTAGTACGTCTACGTTCATGTGTCCTCAGGTTGAATTATTTCGATCTACGCTACTCTTTATcagcggcggttgttgttctgctCTGTTGGTCCTATATAGCCTTGGCATGACGGCtttctgactgtctactacaacaagttttgtccaGCTCCGGTGAACGAGGGGCGATGATGGCGGCACGCCTTCGGCTCGCATCAGTTGTTGTAGTCGATGCTGGGTGGTCTACAGATCTGAATGTAACTTCTATTATTTGTGGTGTTCGTTGAACCGTCATGACTGAAGataaatagattggaagttttctcgCAAAAGAAAACTTTATGTACCATAGTCCAGTAGTAACTATAAAGTTACATAAGAAAACGGACCCTGATAAGTGTTACAGTGTGGCATGAACACATGTTAACTTCGAACATTTTTTATGAAAACGCGAGAATGGCAACTTCTTTTCGGATGacaagtttcaattttttttcgtttATTTTTTCTCTtcggatggcaactttagttgtaaaAATCATCAAGGCCGGAGTGTTGCATGACACACAtgtgacacttatcatttgagaAAATAATTGAGATGGGATCAGCATAATATCTTATTAACATCACTCACTTTTCAAGTACATACTAATGGGAAGAAACAAAGAGAGTTGCAACTTGCAGCCCAAAGCAGTACGAGGATAGAGCATGCCATTTTCCGTGCTTCTTCCCATATTGTACCTTTTACTTTTCTCTGAATAGCTGATAGTTGGATGGATATCATCCACTTGTTCTGGGTGAATTGTCAAGAGCACTAATCTGTTTTTTCAGTATTAGTACAGATAACTACTGCTGCATGTACATGCATGCTTGAGTGCGTCCACCATGAGAGCCGAAAGAAGCCGCTGTACGAGGCCCTCCTGAAGGTGAAGGAGGAGCTGATGCTACTGGGGTCCATATCGTTGCTGCTCAACATGTTCCAGGCCCCCCTGGGGAAGGTATGCGTCCGCCGGAGCGCCATGCGCCACATGCTTCCCTGCAAGCCGCCACCGCACTGGCCACGCAAGACCCACCACTTCGCCGATGCTGTGTTCACCGGTGTCATGGGCGGGGCCAGGCGGCTCTTGGCTGGAGGAGGCGCCTCCGATGAATACTGCCTCAAGAAGGTACTAACTTGAAAAATTAATTGGCCGCGGAGGTGCTTGATTTGGTCTTTGCTactcctgttttctgttttctttcctaAGTGTGGACTTCTCCTCGACTCAAAGTATTTGGTTATTTTTTTATGAGAACCAAAATATTTGGTATTTTGTAGTATTTGATAATCACTTTCCATATTTCATCGCTTCCTCTAatgatttttttttgcggggaacttCCTCTAATGATTTATTCTATATGTTTACTTGGTATACGTAGGGCAAATTTCCAATACTTTCATCTGAAGCTATTCATCAGTTACACATATTTATCTTCGTGTTGGCGGTCACTCATTTCCTTTTTAGTGCTATTACAGTTCTCCTAGGAATTGCACAGGTACCAATTAGAAAACTCAAAATAGATGTTTCGTAGTACTACTAATAAGTCCTTAATCTATCATGCTTATAATAAAAAAAATGTTGCTGGTTTTCCAGACGAGAAAGTGGCGAAATTGGGAGACCAAAATCCAAAGAAATGATGATAGTGGTAAGATACATACACATTTCAAATTTGATGAGTGATACCTTCACAGATTTTCCTCATTATAAGGTTATGTCATATTATTTCCTTATGAATGTTTGTCGTAACTTGCAGCCCCTCGAATG from Triticum dicoccoides isolate Atlit2015 ecotype Zavitan unplaced genomic scaffold, WEW_v2.0 scaffold38687, whole genome shotgun sequence includes the following:
- the LOC119346090 gene encoding MLO-like protein 1, with translation MLECVHHESRKKPLYEALLKVKEELMLLGSISLLLNMFQAPLGKVCVRRSAMRHMLPCKPPPHWPRKTHHFADAVFTGVMGGARRLLAGGGASDEYCLKKGKFPILSSEAIHQLHIFIFVLAVTHFLFSAITVLLGIAQTRKWRNWETKIQRNDDSAPRMIKHVQEFKFIQDHFKGDKKDGRHLRSFFKQFYGSVSEEDYTTMRLGFIMKHCRGDLKFNFYSYMIRALEVDFKKVVGISWYLWTMLMIFLLLNVQGWYVYNWISVVPFIMLLVVGSKMEHIITELAYEVAQKHTRIRGELVVAWLASLEAALERQ